A window of the Methanomassiliicoccales archaeon genome harbors these coding sequences:
- a CDS encoding phosphoglycerate mutase (catalyzes the interconversion of 3-phosphoglycerate and 2-phosphoglycerate; this enzyme does not require the cofactor 2,3-bisphosphoglycerate as a phosphate donor; BPG-independent PGAM; aPGAM), which yields MPKTKKILIIVVDGMGDRAIRELSWRTPLECSHRPNLNWYAENGINGLIDVIAPGIRPGSDTSHLAILGYDPYEVYTGRGPFEAAGIGFIGRKEDVAFRCNFATI from the coding sequence ATGCCTAAAACTAAGAAAATCCTCATCATTGTTGTTGATGGAATGGGCGATAGGGCAATAAGGGAACTGAGCTGGAGAACGCCTCTTGAATGTTCCCACAGGCCAAATCTAAACTGGTATGCTGAAAATGGCATAAATGGCCTGATCGATGTTATTGCTCCCGGTATCCGTCCAGGAAGTGATACCTCCCATTTAGCGATACTTGGTTACGATCCTTACGAGGTTTATACAGGCAGAGGACCGTTTGAAGCAGCAGGAATAGGATTTATTGGTAGAAAGGAGGATGTAGCATTTAGGTGTAATTTTGCCACAATT